The following proteins come from a genomic window of Sphaerisporangium rubeum:
- a CDS encoding response regulator: MLVVDDDEVIRQLIAVNLTLEGFHVETASDGQDCLDRVGEVRPDVITLDVMMPRLDGWMTATRLRGGEDTRHIKIMMITARAQEDDKKRGLGIGVDAYLTKPFDPAELIQMVRDLASASRTADG; this comes from the coding sequence GTGCTGGTGGTGGATGACGACGAGGTCATCCGGCAGCTCATCGCGGTCAATCTGACGCTTGAGGGGTTTCATGTGGAGACCGCGAGCGATGGGCAGGACTGTCTTGATCGGGTGGGTGAGGTGCGGCCGGATGTGATCACGTTGGACGTGATGATGCCTCGGCTGGACGGGTGGATGACGGCCACGCGGCTGCGGGGTGGGGAGGACACGCGGCACATCAAGATCATGATGATCACCGCGCGTGCGCAGGAGGACGACAAGAAGCGGGGGCTGGGGATCGGGGTGGACGCCTATCTCACCAAGCCGTTCGACCCCGCGGAGCTGATCCAGATGGTGCGGGATCTGGCGTCGGCGTCCCGTACGGCCGACGGCTGA
- a CDS encoding C40 family peptidase codes for MFPALLTATLLTLLTLPVPPPTTPSGPAAHPRNATPTRLPEPVTTTPRPATVTHLPAPPTLLRAVRKLRRTPGAVAAGAALRQLGTPYIWGGGSRSGPTRGGFDCSGLALYAWSRAGVTLPHYTGTQFRRGHRIPFPHLRQGDLVFFGGGTTDPTHVGIYLNHGTMIHAPRSGDVVRRTPFATSPYYRLRYRGATRPHP; via the coding sequence ATGTTCCCCGCACTCCTCACCGCGACCCTTCTCACCCTGCTCACTCTCCCCGTACCCCCACCCACCACGCCATCAGGACCAGCAGCCCACCCCAGGAACGCGACCCCCACCCGCCTCCCGGAACCCGTCACCACCACCCCAAGACCCGCCACCGTCACCCACCTCCCCGCACCCCCCACCCTCCTGCGAGCCGTCCGCAAGCTGCGCCGCACGCCAGGCGCCGTCGCCGCCGGAGCCGCGCTCCGCCAGCTCGGCACCCCGTACATCTGGGGCGGCGGCTCCCGCTCCGGCCCCACAAGAGGCGGCTTCGACTGCTCCGGCCTGGCCCTCTACGCCTGGTCCAGAGCCGGCGTGACCCTCCCGCACTACACCGGCACCCAGTTCAGACGCGGCCACCGCATCCCCTTCCCCCACCTCCGCCAAGGCGACCTCGTCTTCTTCGGCGGCGGCACCACCGACCCCACCCACGTAGGCATCTACTTGAACCACGGCACCATGATCCACGCCCCAAGATCCGGCGACGTCGTCCGCAGAACCCCCTTCGCCACCTCCCCCTACTACCGCCTCCGCTACCGAGGCGCCACCCGCCCCCACCCGTAG